CCTCAGTTGTATCCCAGGAGCTCCCTGCAAGAGAGCTTAGGGGTCAGAGGTGAGGTGGGCACAGTAAACCTCTGCTTCTTCCCATAGGGGTGGCTACATCCTATATCCCCAAGTGATGGAGTTCTGGCAAGGCCAAACCAACCGCCTGCATGACCGTATTGTCTTCCGTCGAGGCCTGGCAACAGGAGACTCCCCTCTGGGACCCATGACCCACCACGGGGAGGAAGACTGGGTGTATGAGAGACTTGCACCTTGACACTGGACTCCAGAATGTTGGGGGATCATCAGGGggaagagtgggggaagggaaggagaaaaatggaagCCAGGTataccttctgtgtgtgtgtgtgtgtgtgtgtgtgagagagagagagagagagagagagagagagagagagagagagagacagacagacattgggTTTAAACCTCGCTCACACTAGGTaacactttaccactgagatAAAGTCCCAGCATTTTTTcttattaccttttattttaagACTAAGTTGCTTAGTctagccctgaactcactgtgtataaATCCCAGACAAGTCTTGGCCTTGAGTTCCTCCCCTCAGTCCCTTGAGTAGCAGTGATTATAGGCTTGTGCCACCGGCCCAGTTCTAGTCCTGTTTTTAAGGAGCCCATTGCCTTTGTTAACCCTTCTACCTGTGTCTCTCCAGGACTCACTGTCAAGTTCTCTGAACTCGGGATCAGTTTAGTGGCTGGAACAGAGCGCAGTAGTGTTGTAGAGAGTCACAAGTAGCAAAGAGTCTCATAATTATTCCCTTGATTTTGCTCCTGGTTTGGGGGGACACCCATCTTGGGAGCTGCAGCTGGTCTAACTCTGTTTCCAGTAACAGACTAATCAGGCCGCAGATATACAAAGGCTCGCTGGCTATGGAAAGGAGCCAGACCATGTTTGCTGTGACTCAGACAAACCATTATATGttctggttggccttgaacttgttactCTGGACTCCTGTCTTCTTTTGACTTTGTGGCTGTGTGCTTCAGCCTCTGTCACTGACAAAAGCTTCTCCCAAGGCAACTCCGTCCTGTGTTATTCCCCCATGTAAGCCTGGGTCCAGGAAGGACATTGACCCTGTGGCCATCGACCAGGCACCCTTACACCTACCTCACCCCTTTTGCTGATATGCCATGGACTGTGACTTTATTAGTATATGTAGATGAGTTGATGAGAAATGTTGTACCCCATCGCTGTTAGGGGGCTGTGTGTGCCCCCCCCAGACTTTTGCAGTGTGATCTCAGCTGTCAGTCCCAGTGTACAAGTGTGTAATAAAAACTTGTCAGCCGTATGTGATATTAATGTTTAACCTGATTTCATCCTGTCTGCCCCCGTGAGGCACCACAGCAGACAGGATAGTTGGGGAGTCAATTTACAGGCCTCTTCTGCTTGGATCCAGCAGGGGGAGCACAGTGGCTTGTCCCttactgggcagtggtggccagTATCGGGCAGCCTctgtgcctccccctccctccacttggGTTGCTTCCCAGTGAAACTGTGGTTGATAACCGTagcctctccccatctcctgccCATATTTACACTCTCGGTTCCTCCTCCTAGCGGCTCCTAAAAGTGTGCAGCTGCCTTGCTTGGGATTCCCTGGGTCAGCTGGATCTCTCTAGCCATCCAGGCCTCCAATTTAGGGGCCATGCACTGTCTCCCTGGAAGATTCTTGCAGAGATCTTTCTGGGACTCTGGTGCTGCATATAAAAAGTTTAGAGACCAGGAAGCCCATGAAAGGAAGTGTTTGGGATACAGCACAGCAGTAGAGTATTTCTCTAGCATGTGTAAAAGATagaagccagggttggggatttagctcagtggtagagcccttgcctagcaagcacaaggccctggattcggtccccggctcctaaagaaaagaaaaaacaaacaaacaaaagatagaaGCCAGGCAGCATAGATCATCCtggcctgtaaccccaacacttgggaggcaggattGGGAGGACTGTAGtgtgtttgaggtcagtctgggctacaaagtgagttccaagccaacctgggctgcagTGAGAGCTCCTGCCTTaagcaaaacaaatgaatctATGCCTAGTACCCATCTTCATTCCCTACCTGAGGTTAAGTAATCTCAGGATAGGCTGTTGCAAAAGGGACCTATGATGTAGATCCTAGAGGACACCCAGCCTCTGGGCTAACCTAGGTTGGTGCTCTCCCATTGGTTCCAAAGCCTGCACATTCCCCTTGGTGACAGTCACCTCCCAGTGGCCCAAGACAAACTTTCTTGCCTCATCCCAGTCCCATTCTGTAGACGATAACTGATAGTTCCTGCCCGTGCCACACCAACAGACAAGTGACATTCAAGAATAGAAGGTGCTGGGTGGGCAGGGCATAGTGGTTCATACAAACAGAGCAGCTCTCTTTAGCCAAGTGCCTGATGTTTCTGACCCTAGCTGGAAGAGTACTTGCCTCGGTGATGGGGGATTAGAAAGACACTGTCATAAGCAATGTACGAGGTAGCTAACAGCAAGGTTGTAAGATTGAGGGACGTCTCAGCTCCTTCTGGGGGACCTTATGAACTGAGTAGTGAGACCCAGAAAGttctggggagaagggaagggtgcAAAGGCCAAGGTAAAGGCAGGGCGTTGAGTCTACTTTCTGTTCAGCCCCTGGTCTGCCTCCCTTATCCCCTGGCCTGGGCGAGGCACCTAACAAAGGTCTCCTTGTATAGGTATGTTTGTTTTGGCAAtagacttcctcagcaacagctCCCTAGGGTGGGGTGTCCCAGCACACTTTGAGGAGTTGACCCAAAAACTGCTGGACCACATAGCAGAATAGCCACCATGCTCTTTCCCTGGTCCCAACATGAGCTCCAAAGATTTGGatggtgggtttttttggttttgtttgtttgtttttatggttgttttgtttggtcttttttttttttttttttggtttggtttgatttggttctTTCCAGTTCTCAGGCCCTGTGGCTTGAGCAAGAACAAGACTTAACATTACAGGGTGAGAACTCTCTCCTAGTCCTTAAACTAAAGCAGTCGGGATGGGAGCATCCtgtaagaagaggaggaggaaggaaacggTCTGCAGCCCTGAGGAAGGAGCTTTTGGTGTGTTTCTTGAGATAGGGCCTTGTTGTATACCCCAGGATGACCTTTGAACCTGCAATCCtgctcccacccatccacccaccccctggAGAGCTGAGGTCACAGAGATTCGCTCTCATACCTGACTAAAGAGAAGTCTCTCTTTGATGTTCCCACGCTTATCATGGTGGTACCAGAGTTTAAATCTAGGTCCCAAACTGAGCCCCTGAGAATGTCGGAGACTTTGGGTCTGTTACCAAAGGTCTGCCCCCACTCTTACAGCCCACTCGGCCTCTCtgttgtctttctccttcctttctcccctgctATGTTTGATGATGGAATTACTAACACAGTAACACGCTGTCACACTTAGGGGCTCCTTCCTAAAGTTTGAAGGGCCGAAAGGTCCACTCACATGAAGGTAGGGGCGTGGAAAATCCATCTGCATTCATGTGAGGTAAGAGTGTAAACGAGACCATGGGTTCTGCAGCCTTGTTTATTCCTAATAAACCTACTATTCCAACAAAATCCAAGGCTCCGGGATTCAGTCCTGGAGATCATCTATCTTAAATACTATCAGGGAAGGAGTGGGGAAACCCATCCACTCCTCCCGTTTGGACCCTTGGGCTGGCCAGTGAGGCCTCAGTTTGGGGGTATGTAATTCAGCACCCACACAAGTGGTAGTCAAGGTAAGAACTCAGGAGGATTTCTGGTCTGGCCTTCAGTAGCGCCCCAGGGAGTGCCCGTGTCCTTCGCCCCTCCACTCTTGGGAGCAAAGTTCCAGGAAGTTTGCTCCTTGAGTTAAGAGGTGATCGCAAGTTTAACAACTCTGCCTCTGGCGCCAAGGAAACCAAGGTCACGTGACTTCCGGAAACTCTGCTCTCCTTGGATTGGCCCAGGGAACAGTCACCGGATGTGAAAGTAGAGGGAGTAGTGATTCAAATTCACCCCTGACCCCCTGGCCCAGGGAAAGAATGGGTGGAGTCCACCATGTTCTCTGCCTATTCTCTGCCATGCCACCTCCCTGTGAGCCAAGCCACTGTGTCAAGGAAAGCAGTACTTCTAGGTCACGATTTTCATGCTGGCCCAGAGTGCCTTTGTATGTGATCATGAGGAGGAGGCGCTTCATAAAACTGGGGCACACAAATACAAACCTAAGAACCGGGTGTTCCTGCCAGCAGGGATCAACCGCCACCGTGGCTGTGACCAAAAAGGCCAGCGTGGCaagctcctgcctcagaccccaccAGTGGCAGGGAGCAGGGCGGCACTATTGTCCTCTTCCGCAGCCTTCATTGTCCTTTGTTCTCCCTGTCATCAAAGAGGGTGGGGTTCTCTGCCAACATGGCCCggactcttttcttctctttgaagcGGCCTGAGTTGGAGACTTTGACATGCTTGCCTTTGGTGTTCTTGTCCACAATCTTCTCCAGGCGGCTGTTAAAGTCGCTGTGAGGATCTCCTGCATCAGGTCCTGGGGGCTCTGCACCTCCCTCTGTTTGAGCATAGGTGTCGGGGATTTCGTAGAGCACTTTgggagtgg
The genomic region above belongs to Rattus rattus isolate New Zealand chromosome 9, Rrattus_CSIRO_v1, whole genome shotgun sequence and contains:
- the Prr15l gene encoding proline-rich protein 15-like protein — encoded protein: MTEVGWWKLTFLRKKKSTPKVLYEIPDTYAQTEGGAEPPGPDAGDPHSDFNSRLEKIVDKNTKGKHVKVSNSGRFKEKKRVRAMLAENPTLFDDRENKGQ